In Perca fluviatilis chromosome 11, GENO_Pfluv_1.0, whole genome shotgun sequence, the following proteins share a genomic window:
- the mapre2 gene encoding microtubule-associated protein RP/EB family member 2 gives MAVNVYSTSITQETMSRHDITAWVNDLVCLNYTKVEQLSSGAAYCQLMDLLFPGCISLKKVKFQAKLEHEYIHNFKLLQASFKRMNVDKIIPVEKLVKGRFQDNLDFIQWFKKFFDANYDGKEYDPVAARQGQDAIPPPDPGEQIFNLPKKSQHAASSPTAGASRSSSATPKSSTPTSRPSSAKKIPAIATPAPAKGEKELEAQVTQLTEQMNTLKSALEGVEKERDYYFSKLREVELLCQEHGEENAPFVERLMEVLYASDEQEGAELAEGDGQEVDQQAHEEAPDDQQEEQDEY, from the exons ATGGCGGTCAACGTATATTCTACCTCAATAACCCAGGAGACTATGAGCAGGCATGACATCACTGCTTGGGTTAACGATCTTGTCTGCCTAAACTATACAAAAGTGGAGCAGCTCTCCTCAG GAGCTGCGTATTGCCAGTTAATGGATCTGCTCTTCCCTGGCTGCATCAGTCTTAAGAAGGTCAAGTTTCAAGCTAAATTGGAGCACGAGTACATTCACAATTTCAAACTGTTGCAGGCATCTTTCAAACGGATGAATGTGGACAAG ATTATTCCTGTGGAGAAACTGGTTAAAGGCAGATTTCAAGACAATCTCGATTTCATCCAGTGGTTTAAGAAGTTCTTTGATGCCAATTACGATGGTAAAGAGTATGACCCAGTTGCAGCCAGACAGGGTCAGGATGCCATTCCCCCACCAGACCCTGGTGAGCAGATCTTCAACCTGCCAAAGAAGTCCCAACATGCAGCCAGCTCCCCTACTGCAG GAGCATCAAGGTCGAGCTCTGCAACCCCCAAGTCCTCAACACCAACATCCAGACCCTCATCAGCCAAAAAGATCCCTGCAATTGCAACACCAGCTCCTGCCAAAGGAGAGAAAGAACTGGAAGCACAGGTCACACAACTAACCGAGCAG ATGAATACATTAAAGTCGGCACTGGAAGGagtggagaaggagagggacTACTACTTTAGCAAGCTGCGAGAGGTGGAGCTGCTGTGCCAGGAACATGGTGAAGAAAATGCCCCGTTTGTCGAACGGCTAATGGAAGTCCTTTATGCTTCAGACGaacag GAAGGGGCAGAGCTGGCTGAGGGTGACGGACAGGAAGTGGACCAGCAAGCCCATGAGGAGGCGCCAGATGATCAGCAGGAGGAACAGGATGAATACTGA